DNA from Mucilaginibacter mallensis:
CTACCGAGCCTGCCAGCGGCGGCTTATATAATTGGCCAACCGCTTTAATGAACAAGTTTGGCATTGTTAACAATTACATCAAGGATATGGAGTGGGTTGTTTTTGTATCAGATAAAGCCTATACCAACCCTACTACAACAGTAACCGTTAATATGAAGCTTACCGTTGGTGCCGATGGTGGTAACGCAAACGTGGCCTTGGCTTATGTTGTAGCCGAAACTAATGACGGCTTAAAAGCCAATGACGGTAATATAGAGAAAAGCCCTCCTGATACTTACGAATTTTATGAATTATACTCAACACCATGTCTTGATGTATCAGGATCGGCATCAGGCAGTATTGAGGATTTTTGTGATGCGCCGCTTACCACGATTGATCCCTTTAAGGCATTAACGGACGACTTTGTGACCGTTAACTTTGATGCCACCATATTAAAAAATAATTTATTGGGGGCTACCAATGTATACCTCAAAGCTATTGCTCAGGATGTATCAGGTAATACCTATAATGGCCCGGTAGTACCTGCCAAATCGCTGATGGCGCAGGTTAGTACAAATAAATATCAAATAACTATTTGGCCCAGGGCCTATTTTGGAGTGCCTAAAACGCAAACACTTAGCACCATGAAATACGTGATTACTGATGTAACAGGTAATACGGTTGTAGGCGCCAACGCCACAACTGAGCCTATTACATATGGGTTTACCTGTAAATAATATATAAAAACCATGATTTAAAACCGTATGGCTTAATGATATTTTTTATGATCATGTCACTTACGGATGGGAGACTTAATTTTTATTAATAATTATTAAAATCTGATTCTATGCTTCATTGCTACTCAAAAAAATGCTTTACAGGAATCATCATTATACTGATGCTTATACTGGCAAAAAGCAGTTATGCCTCCATACAAAAGGATACAACGGCTAAAACGGCAACCAACCCGCCGGGATTAATTACAGGTAAAGTAGTTGATGAAGATAATCGCGCTTTAAAGGGGGTGAGAATTGTGGTAAACGGTCGCAGCGATTCTTCAAAAACCGATTTAGCCGGACGTTTTTTGGTGCGTGCTAAAATTGGTGATAAACTACAGTTCAGCTACCCAAATCATTATATAAATAATGTGGTTATTAATAATGCTGCCGATACACTGA
Protein-coding regions in this window:
- a CDS encoding DUF4961 domain-containing protein, with protein sequence MKSKLHIKIKGSYLWKICAVIVIIVVMTCCSTDILSVDQPSTATVGQTIPITMKVLYTNTDVTANMVVAVLLPVGWNGAKNLTMTYTSPIGNGTFNVMPSTTTEPASGGLYNWPTALMNKFGIVNNYIKDMEWVVFVSDKAYTNPTTTVTVNMKLTVGADGGNANVALAYVVAETNDGLKANDGNIEKSPPDTYEFYELYSTPCLDVSGSASGSIEDFCDAPLTTIDPFKALTDDFVTVNFDATILKNNLLGATNVYLKAIAQDVSGNTYNGPVVPAKSLMAQVSTNKYQITIWPRAYFGVPKTQTLSTMKYVITDVTGNTVVGANATTEPITYGFTCK